CCAGACCCTGGACCGCGCCGCGGCCGAGGTCATGGCCCTGCCGGACCCGGACGAGGCGCTCTATACCCCGCTTTCGGCGGCGGATGCGGTCATCACCTATGCGCGCAACTTCGTGCCGGCCTGGGCGGGGGCGATCTCGATCGACCTGCTGCCGGCGGTGCTGGTCTTCATCATCATGGTGGTCCAGGCCGCGATCCGCGCCGGGCGCGGCGAGGGGCACAGCGACGACCGCATGACCGTGGGCGAGCTGCGCGCCGCGCTGATCGCATCCGACATGCTGCGCCAGGCCGAACAGGGCGCGTCGCCGCGCGACGGCAGGGGCTGAGCCGGTGCGGCTGCTCTCCTCTCCGCAGCGGGCGATCCGGGCGGTGCTGCTGTCGCAGGTGCTGATGGCGGGGCTGATCGTGGGCCTGGACCTGTGGCGCGCCCCGGGATCGGCGGCGCCGGGCCTCTATGCCCCGCCCGCCCAAGGGCCGAACGTGCGCCCCTATCGCCCCGACCTGCGCCCCGCCGACCCCGCACGGCCCGGCGCCCCCGCCATGCGCCAGATGCCCGAGCGCCTGCAATTCGATGTCGAGGATGACCGCATCCGCATCATCGGCCAGATCGCGCCGGGCGATGCGGACCGTTTCGTCGAATGGCTGGACCGGGCGCGTCCGGTCGCGGTGCAGGTGGCGCTGGACAGCTCCGGCGGGTCGGTCTCGGACGCGGTGGCGATCGGGCGGACGATCCGCGGCGCGGCCCTGACCACGCGGGTCGAGGACGGGGCCGTCTGCCTGTCGGCCTGCCCCTATATCCTGGCCGGCGGCACCGAGCGCCGGGTCGAGACCGGCGGCGTGGTCGGCGTGCACCAGCATTATTTCGGCCAGAACACCTTTCTGCCGGCCTTCATGGCGGTCAGCGACCTGCAGCGCGCGCAGGCGGGGGTGATGGAATACCTGGTCCAGATGGGGGTCGATCTGCGCCTGATGACTCACGCCCTGCGCACACCCCCCGCCGAGATCAATGTGCTGGAGCCCGACCTGATGGCCGAGCTGCGCCTGACCACCACGGCCGAGGGGTGACGACTTACTGCTAGTTGTTCAGTCCCGGCATCTGTTGGATCGGATTTGGGATGAATCTGTCTGGCTCAGATGTCCAGATCTTGCGGATGTATTCGTAGGGTGTGAGCCCTCCAAGGGTCTTGAGCCGGCGGGCGAAATTGTAAGCGGCCATGAAGTCGGCGAGGTGAGTGCGGAGCTGGTCGTGATCGTCGTAATGGAAGCGTTTAACGGTCGCGTCCTTGATCGTTCGGTTCATTCGCTCGACCCGGTCGTTGGTCCACGGGTGGTTTGGCTTGGTGAGACGATGTTCGATACCGCTCGACCATTGTCCTCGGACCAATGGCGGACAAGGTCTCGCCCTTGCAGATCATGTCGAAGCGCATGGGCCGAGAATAAACGGTGTTGCGGTTCCGGGGGCTGCTCGGCGAACTGAATGCTCCTCGCCATCGGGCTTGAACCGGTGGCGCCGCAATGGCTCATCGCTGCAGACACCGATGGAGCGCTGAGCGTGTCACGTGCGGGATGGATGGCTGCAGGGCATAGAGGCGTTCTGCGCTACAAACGATCCCCCGGATCGTTTGCTTCACGCTTGAACTCCCGCGGCAGCAGCGTGTGCCGTCGGAAAGCGACGATGGTCGCCTCCTCAGCCTCGGTCAGGATCGTCGAGCGCGGTTCTCTCGGCCCGGTCTTGAGGTCCTCGACCGTCTGGCGCTTGCGCCATTTCGCAACCGTCTTCGGGTTGATCCCCAGATCCCGGCTCAACGTCGCAAGCGAAGCTTGCGATCGTTCGGGCCAAGCCCTCGGACCGATGGCGAGCCGGCCCTCATTATTGCAGCTCTGACGGCGTGCGTGCTCATGGCGCTCCCGTGACGAACCTGGCCCATAATGCTTCCTTCCATTCCTGAAAAAGGGTCGCACCATCAAACCGTGGGATCAAACAACTAGGGGCGGGCCTTGGCCGCTCTGCGACCGCGTCTTCTGCTCATGCTGCGAGCAGCTTCGGCAGTCTGGCGAGATTTCCGGCGGCAAGCGCCATTATGAAGCTCGCTCTTACGCGCTCGATGCCGCGGTAGGCAGTCTGGGCGGCGCCTGCGATGGTTTTGGCCCAGCCAAAAGCCTCTTCGATCCGTTTGCGGTGCCTGAGGGACAGGGCGTAGCCCTTGCGCCTGATGGTGCGCCCGTCGATTGCTGAATGACACGATTTTTGTGCGATATGTGGGGTGATGCAGGCCTGCCGCAGATCGACGACGAACTGTGCCGCGTCATATCCCTTGTCGGCGCCGAGCGTCAGCCGTCGGGTCGAGCCCGGGGAGTGACGGTTGATCATATCCATTGCCGCCTGGCGTTCAGCACGGTCAGTCGCGCGGATCAGATCCGCCTGGACGATGAAATCATTGCGGTTTTCCATCACAGCATGACCGATGAAGCACAGTGCTGCCCCGGTGCCAGGCGCTTTCTTGCAGAGCCGCGCGTCCGGATCGGTCGTAGAGGCATGGGTCGCATTCGAGCGCTTCTCGCCCCTGAGGTCGACTTCGGCATTGCGGTGGCCGGGTCTGGTGCGGGGCATCGGTTCGGTCTCTGGCAGGGTGGGTTGGTCATCGGCGGCAGCGTCAAGGGCAGGTGGCTCGCCCTGATCATCGTCGCCCTGCATGCCCTCGGTCTTTGGCCGGAAACTCTTCATCGACGCCCAAGCCTGGACCAAAGTGCCATCGACCAAGAGCCAAAGGACCGCGCAGCGAAATGATCATCCGACAAAAGCGGCGCCACCTCGCGATGCGCCAGAATGGCAGACATCGCTTTGCGCGACATCTCGCAGTTCAGAAGCCGATCACGGTTCTTGGAGAAGACGGTGGGGACCCATACGGCGTCGTCGATCCCGAGGCCCCCAAACCAACGGAACAGCAGGTTGTAGCGCATCTGCTCCATCAGCTGACGCTCGGACCGGATCGAGACCAGGATCTGGATCAGACTGGCCCGGATCAGCCGCTCCGGCGCGATCGAGGGGCGGCCAAAGTCGACGTAAACCGCGCTGAAATCCGCATCCAGGCTCGCCAGGGCGTCATTCACCACCTGCCAGATCTTCCGCAGCGGGTGATGCGTAGGGATTCGGTCCTCCAGATCGACATAGCTGAACAGCGAACTGGACCTGCACCGGCTGGCGTCGGTGGCGGCCATTCGGTCGGCCGATTGCTTGGCCCGGCGCTCAAGCTGTTCGCTGGCGCGGCGATGGAATTGGTTCGCGCGGTTCAGGTCGCGCTCCCATTTGGCAACCTGGGCTTCGATTTTGACCAGCATTCCGGTCTGTTCGAGAGTCATTCTAATACTCTTTCACTATTGAAGGATCGTCAGGCCCAGAACGTCCGGGCTGTCGTATCGGGATTTGGTGTCATGGGCGGTCACGGCCCGGCTGACGGCCATCGCAGAGGCGACAGCGGCATCAATGCGGCTGGCCGTGCGCGCCTTGTGCATGCGGACAAGACCCCTGGTCGGGTTGCGGCTCGTGACGACATTCTCAAAGTGATGGCGCAACACCGAGTCGCCGTTGTGGCGAACCAGCTTGCCGGTGACGATCCGTTCAAGATCACCAGCGGCCACGCCCATGGTCAGCGGTCGCTGGGGAAAGGCAAAGACGGGCAGACCATCATCATGCAGATGCTGCATGGTGACGCGCGCAAGGTGCGGGTCAAAGGCGATCTCATGCACGTCATAGCGGGCGCATAGGTCGCGGACATGATCGGCCACCATGTCATTGTCGATGATCGGGCCGGGGCAGACCGTGATCAGGTCATCGTCGCGCCAGCGTTCATAGGGTGCGCCGTCACGATCACCACGCAGGCGCAGTTCGTCACCAGGAACGAACACCCGCGACCGAAGGGTGATCTGACCATCATCATGCCGGAACGCGATGCTGACGGCGGTCAGGTCGCCCGACACGGACATGTCCACGCCGACATAGGCAGGCAGTGCCTCCAGATCGGCCTCGTCATCGTCAAGCTGACGGCTGTCATAGGTCAGCAGATCGAACAGCGGGTCGCGGCTGTTCGCCTGCCAGATGTTCAGGTTGAATTGCTTGAAGCTGGCAAGTTCGGCGGGATTGCCCTCGGCCTCTTTCGCCAGCGCGCGCAAGCCGGACATGGACGGGAAGCCGAAGGACAGGCCGGGGTTTGCCTTGAACCATGTCGCCTCATTCTGCCAGTCGTCATCCGGCTCGGCCATGAACAAGACCGGCAGAAACTCGGGGTTGCTAACCTCGCCTGTGGCAACGCGCCGGGCATAGGCGAAGAGGTCGGCGGCTAGTCCTTCGGCACCACGCCCGGCGGTCGTCGCGATCACCATCAGCGTGTCGTCGGTCTTGGCCTGACCGCTTTTGATCGCTTTCCACAGGTCGCGACCCCGCCAGGCGTGGACCTCATCAATCAGGGTGAAGCTGGGTGTCAGGCCGTGCGCGGCACCGCCATCGCTGGCAAGTGCGGTCAGGGTCGATCCGTTCTTGGGGAAGGTGATCTGCTTCTTGCTGTTGAAGGCGTCGCGGATCGTCACCGCGTTCAACAGACGCTTATCCTCGCGGATGATGTTGGCGGCCTCGCGAAAACCGATGCTGGCCTGAAAGATCACCTGACCGGCGGGCCGGGTCTCTGGCCCGAACAGGTGCAAGAGTGACAGGGCAGCGGCCAGAGAGGTTTTTCGGTTCCCCCTGGGCAGCATCAGGAACACCGTCTTGACGATCCGGCTGCCGTCCGGGTGGCGCGGGCCATAGATGCGCCGAACGATCCTTTCCTGCCACGGGTGAAGCTGAAAGGCGCGCGGGTGGGTGATGACGTTCGGGCCGGGCGCGTGGTTGGTGTTATCTGCGTTCGGATGGCGCAGGCGGCGCAGAAACGTCACCGCACGATCACCATGCCCCAGAGGGTCATGGATGGTGCTGGCGTCGCTGATCCAGGCGGGGAAGGTGCTGGCGGTCATCAGCGCACCGCAAGCGGGTTGTCGTCGTCATCATCCGGTGCTGCGGTCCCAAGTCGGGCACGGCTGACCGGATCAAGCCCTAGACTCCAGACCCATTGATCTTACGGTCTTTGCATGATTCAGGCTCCTCAAGGAGACCTGATCGATGAGTGATCTTTACTGGCTGAGCGACGCCCAAATGGAGCGTCTGAAACCGTTCTTTCCCAAGAGCCATGGCAAGCCCCGGGTCGATGATCGTCGCGTCCTCAGCGGCATAATTTTCATCAATCGTAATGGGTTGCGGTGGTGTGACGCGCCGAAGGAATACGGCCCGGCCAAAACCCTCTACAACCGCTGGAAGCGCTGGAGCGATAACGGGGTTTTTGCCCGGATCATGGTCGGCCTTGCCGCCGAGAGCGCCGAGCACAAGACGATCATGATTGACGCGACCTATCTCAAGGCACACCGCACGGCCTCGAGCCTTGGGGTGAAAAAGGGGGGCGCGGGCGCCAGATCGGGCGCACCAAAGGCGGTATGAACACCAAGTTGCACGCTGTCGCCGATGCGAAGGGGCGGCCGATCGGGTTCTTCATGTCGGCCGGCCAGGTTAGCGATTACACCGGCGCGGCGGCGCTGCTGGGCAGCCTGCCGAAGGCTGAGTGGCTTCTGGCCGACAGGGGCTACGACGCTGATTGGTTCAGAGACGCTTTGAAAGACAAGGGGATAAAGGTTTGCATCCCCGGACGGAGGTCCCGCAAGAAGGTCGTCAAATACGACAAGCGGCGTTACAAAAGGCGTAACCGCATCGAAATCATGTTCGGACGTCTGAAGGACTGGAGGCGCGTCGCAACCCGTTATGACCGCTGCCCGGAAACGTTCTTCTCAGCGATCATGCTCGCCGCAACCGTCTTGTTCTGGCTGTGAAACTTAATGAGTCTGGAGTCTAGGGTGCCTGACTGCACGGCCTTTGTCATCGTTCGCCAGTTCGGCGCGGTAGTGGGCTTTAGCGGCGGTCGAGAGGGAAGGGCGGTTCGCCGCGACGGCCTCTTGCGCTTGCTCCAGGATCGCGTGGAAGCGGTTCAGGACGACCAGCGCTTTGCGCTCGGCCTCCTTCTTGTCACCGCCCAGGGGGGCGACCAGTTCGCGCATCCCAAGCACGTCACGCAACTCGGTCGGCACGGTCATGCGCGCGACCCACTTTCCACGGACGTGTTGGACGTGTTTCATGATTTTGCCGAACCCCGTTTTGTAGCAGGTTTTGTAGCTGACGGGCCTGTAAAACAAGGCTTTTCAGCAATATCATGAACATGTGGGATGTATGGCGGAGAGGGTGGGATTCGAACCCACGGAACCCTTGCAGGCTCAACGGTTTTCGAGACCGCCCCGTTCGACCACTCCGGCACCTCTCCGCGCTTTTTTCGGTGTGGTTGCGCGGAATTAGACGGGTGGGGGTTGAAGCGCAAGGGGGTTTGACCGAAAAAATCCCGACGCATCGAAATTTTCCCGAAAGGCCGCGGCATGCTGATGATCATTGGGCTGATGGGGGCCTTGGCCTGCGCCCCCGCGCAGGGGCGGGGGCCCGACACTATGACCCTTGTCCAAGCCGAGGCGCCGGTGGAGGAGCGGCTGTGGGACCTGCTGCAGCTCTCGGAGCTGATGCCGGTCCTGCGCGAGGAATCGCTGCGCGAGGCGCGGCGCATGGAGGCCGAGGGGCTGATCGAGGGTGCCGGCCCGCCCTGGTCCGATACGGTTGCCCGGATCCATGAACCGGCACGGATGCGGGCCCTATTCCTGGATGGCGTCCGACCCGCGCTGGAGCGGGCCGAGCCCGGGCTGCTGGCGCAGGCGATGGCGTTTCACGCATCCCCCTTGGGCCAGCGCGTGCTGCGGCTGGAGACCTCGGCCCGGCTGGCCATGCTGGACGAGGATCTGGATGCCGATGCCCGCGCTACCGCCTTTCTGACGCGCGACACGCCGCGGGGCCGCCAGATCGCCGATCTGATCCGGGCGGCGGACCTGATCGGGCCCAATGTCGCGGGGGGGATGAACGCCGTCATCGGCTTTTCGCGCGGTTTCGCCGAAGGCGGCGGCTATGCCATGCCGCCCGACCCGCGCGAGATCGTCGCCGATGCCTGGGCGCAGCGCGACCAGATCGAGGCCGAGACGACGGAATGGCTGCATGCCTTCCTGACCCTGGCCTACGGCCCGCTGAGCGATGAGGAGCTGCGCGCCTATACCGAGTTCGCGGCTTCGGCCGAGGGGCGGCTGCTGTCGCGCCTGCTGTTTTCGGGCTTTGACGCCCTGTTCGGCCAGACCGCCTTTGACATGGGCCTGGCCGCCGCCCTGCGGGTCGAGGGGCAGCAGCTGTGATCACCGTGGTCGGCCTGCTGGCCATGCCGCCGATGCTGGAGGCCTTGGGGCTGGAGGGGCGGCCCGTGACGCTGGCGGGGCGGCTGACGGGCGGCGGCCTCTGGGGCGTGGATCGCAACAGCTGGCCCGCGATTGGTCCGGGTGGCGCGCTGGCGGGCGTCGAGGTTCAGGGCAATGCGTCGCTCGCGCGCTATGCGCAGGTGATGGATCTGCGGCCGGTGGACTGGCAGGGGCGGCAGGTCCTGGGCGTGGCGGGGCAGGGTACCACGGAAGCGGCCCGCCCCGATCCCGACCTGGCCGCCGAGATCGCGCGCCAGATCATCGACGCGGGGGATCACCCGGCGGAACATCTTGCATGGCGGCTGCCAATGATCGGCATCTGGGCGGCCTCGCGGCTGCGGGCACAGGGGCGGTGCCATTCGGGCGGCGATGTCGTGGCCCGGCGCGCGGGGGACGCGGTCCGCGTGATCGACCGCCGCCCGCGCTTTGCGGGCTATTTCGCGGTCGAGGAACGCCGTCTGACCCATGCTCTGCATCGGGGCGGCCACAGCGCCCCCATGACGCGCGAGGCCTTCCTGATGGGCGATGCCGCGGTCCTTCTGCCTTGGGACCCGCGGCGCGACCGGGTGCTGGTGATCGAACAGTTCCGCTTTGCCCCCGCCATGCGGGGCGATCCCCAGCCTTGGCTGCTGGAACCCATCGCCGGGCGCGTCGATGCGGGCGAGACGCCCGAGGCCGCCATCGCGCGCGAGGCCCGCGAGGAGGCCGGGCTGGACCTGCGCCGCCTTATCCATGCCTTCGACGCCTATCCCAGCCCCGGCGCGGTCTGCGAATTCCTGTTCCACTATGTCGGCATCGCCGATCTGCCCGACGGGACGGCGGGCATCCACGGGCTGGACAGCGAATCCGAGGATATCCGCGGCCATCTGATGGACCGGGCGGATCTGTCGGCCATGGTCGCGGCGGGCCGGATCACCAATGGCCCGCTGATCGCGCTGTCGCTGTGGCTGGATGCGCGGGCGGCCGATCTGGGCGTGGAACCGGCGCCCGGCCCCGGCGGTTCCTGATGGCGGTGGGGTTGCCCCGCCAAGCGTGGGGCGTGTAGGTATTCGCGACAGACAAACCCCACAGGGATGGAAGGTCGATCGCCATGCGAATTTGTACTGATCTGGCCGACGCGATCGGCAATACCCCGTTGATCCGCCTGAACCGCGCCAGCGAGGAAACCGGCTGCGAGATCCTCGGCAAGGCCGAATTCATGAATCCCGGCCAGTCGGTCAAGGACCGCGCCGCGCTCTATATCATCAAGGACGCGGTGGCGCGCGGGTTGCTGAAGCCCGGCGGCACCATCGTCGAGGGCACGGCCGGCAATACCGGCATCGGGTTGGCGCTGGTCGGCGCCTCGATGGGCTTTCGCAGCGTCATCGTGATCCCGGAAACGCAGAGCCAGGAAAAGAAGGACATGCTGCGCCTGGCCGGCGCCACCTTGGTCGAGGTTCCGGCCGCGCCCTATCGCAATCCCAACAACTATGTCCGCTATTCCGGCCGCCTGGCCGAGGCCTTGGCGCGGACCGAACCCAATGGCGCGATCTGGGCCAACCAGTTCGACAACACGGCCAACCGTCAGGCCCATGTGGAGACCACCGGCCCCGAGATCTGGGACCAGACCGGCGGCAAGGTCGACGGCTTCATCTGCGCGGTGGGGTCGGGCGGCACGCTGGCGGGGGTGGCCGATGCGCTGCAGCCCAAGGGCGTCAAGATCGGCCTGGCCGACCCGGAGGGGGCGGCGCTGCATTCCTTCTATACGACCGGGGAATTCGACAGCCCCGGCTCCTCGATCACCGAAGGGATCGGCCAAGGGCGCATCACCGCCAATCTCGAAGGCTTCACCCCCGATTTCAGCTGGCGCATCCCTGATGCCGAGGCGCTGCCCATCGTCTTCGACCTGCTGAAGCACGAGGGTCTGTGCCTGGGCGGATCCTCGGGCATCAACGTCGCCGGTGCCATCCGCATGGCGCGCGAGATGGGCCCCGGCCACCGCATCGTCACGATCCTGTGCGACTATGGCACCCGGTACCAGACCAAGCTATTCAATCCGGAGTTTCTGCGGGCCAAGGGCCTGCCGGTTCCCGATTGGCTGACCAGGCAGGCGCCGGACCTGCCGAAGGTTTACGAAGACTGAAAGGTTTCATGCGACATCTGATTGCGACATTGCTCGTGGCGCTGCTGGCCCTGACGGCGGCGCCTGTCATGGCCCAGCAACAGCCCGCGGGCGGCCCGAACTACCAGACCTGGGAACTGGTCGCCGAACGCGCCGAGGCGCTGACCATCGACCCGCAGGCCACGAACGAGGCGCTGGCCCGCAACCGCGCCCGCATCGTCGACTGGCGCGACCAGTTCCAGGCCGGTCAGAACGTCAATGCCGAACGCATCGCCACGCTGCGCAACCAGATCGAGTCGCTCGGCCCCGCGCCCGCCGAGGGCGAGACCGAACCCGAGGAGATCGCCGATCGCCGTGCCGAGCTGAACCGCCAGCTGGCCGCGGCCCAGGCCCCGCGCCTGGCCGCGACCGAGGCCGCCAGCCGTGCCAGCGCCATCATCGGCCAGATCGACGAGATCATGCGCCAGCGCCAAGCGCTGGAGCTGGCCAAGCAGACGCCTTCGCCGCTGCTGCCCGGATCCTGGGCCGAGGCCACGAATGACGGCATCGCCCTGCTGCAGGGCGTGGCCAACGAGGTCTCGGGCCAGGACGCCACCCCCGAGACCTGGGCCGAACTGCGCCCGCGCCTGCCGCAGGTCGCCGCCTATCTGATCGTGGCGCTGCTGATCCTGACCTATGCGCGCACCTGGATCGAGAACCTGCCAAGCCGCCTGTCCCATCGCGCCACCGAACATACCAAGGCGGTGCTGGCCTTTGGCGTCTCGCTCGGCCAGATCGCGGTGCCGATGGCGGGGATCTATCTGGCGATCAGCGCGATCCAGGCCACGGGCCTGCCCGGTCCCTGGGCCACACCCTTCCTGAACGCGCTGCCGGTGGCGGCGGTGATCATCTTCGGCGGCCACTGGATGGCGACCGCGCTCTTCCCGCGCAAGGCCATCGCCTATACCTCGCTGCAGATGACCGAGGCCTCGCGCGTCTCGGCGGGGCGGATGGTGCGGGTGCTGGCGGTCATCATGGCCGTCCACCACATCCTGTCGCGCGCCATGCTGCCGCTGTCGGGCCTTTACGAACAGGGCGAGGCGCAGGTCGGCCGCGTGCCGGTCCAGTTCACCGACCCGTCGGCCGGGGTCTATCACCTGGTGCTGATCGTGCTGGCCGCGCTGGCGATGATGCGGCTTGGCAACATCCTGCGCCGCGTCACGCGCGAGGCGGTGACCCAGGACCTGTCCTATCGCGAATGGATCGTGTCCTGGGCGGGCGTGCTGACGCGTTTCCTGGGGCCGCTGGCGGTCGTCGTCACGGCGGTGGGCTATGTGAACCTGGGCAACCTGATGGTCTGGCCCTGGCTTTATTCGCTGGCGCTGGTGGGTCTGCTGATCCTGCTGCAGGACTTCATCGCGGATGTGTCCAACATGATCCAGCGCGGGGCCGAGGGCGCGCGCGACGGCCTTGCGCCGCTGCTGGTGGGCTTTGCGCTGGTCATCGCCTCGGTGCCGCTGTTCCTGATCATCTGGGGCGCCAGCACGACCGAGCTGTCGGAATACTGGCTGCGCTTCCGCCAAGGCATCAGCCTGGGCGGGGTGTCCCTGTCGCCCGGCGCGATCCTGACCTTCCTGATCATCTTCGCG
Above is a genomic segment from Paracoccus aestuarii containing:
- a CDS encoding terminase large subunit, translated to MTASTFPAWISDASTIHDPLGHGDRAVTFLRRLRHPNADNTNHAPGPNVITHPRAFQLHPWQERIVRRIYGPRHPDGSRIVKTVFLMLPRGNRKTSLAAALSLLHLFGPETRPAGQVIFQASIGFREAANIIREDKRLLNAVTIRDAFNSKKQITFPKNGSTLTALASDGGAAHGLTPSFTLIDEVHAWRGRDLWKAIKSGQAKTDDTLMVIATTAGRGAEGLAADLFAYARRVATGEVSNPEFLPVLFMAEPDDDWQNEATWFKANPGLSFGFPSMSGLRALAKEAEGNPAELASFKQFNLNIWQANSRDPLFDLLTYDSRQLDDDEADLEALPAYVGVDMSVSGDLTAVSIAFRHDDGQITLRSRVFVPGDELRLRGDRDGAPYERWRDDDLITVCPGPIIDNDMVADHVRDLCARYDVHEIAFDPHLARVTMQHLHDDGLPVFAFPQRPLTMGVAAGDLERIVTGKLVRHNGDSVLRHHFENVVTSRNPTRGLVRMHKARTASRIDAAVASAMAVSRAVTAHDTKSRYDSPDVLGLTILQ
- a CDS encoding IS5-like element ISPaes2 family transposase (programmed frameshift) — encoded protein: MSDLYWLSDAQMERLKPFFPKSHGKPRVDDRRVLSGIIFINRNGLRWCDAPKEYGPAKTLYNRWKRWSDNGVFARIMVGLAAESAEHKTIMIDATYLKAHRTASSLGVKKGGRGRQIGRTKGGMNTKLHAVADAKGRPIGFFMSAGQVSDYTGAAALLGSLPKAEWLLADRGYDADWFRDALKDKGIKVCIPGRRSRKKVVKYDKRRYKRRNRIEIMFGRLKDWRRVATRYDRCPETFFSAIMLAATVLFWL
- a CDS encoding DUF6538 domain-containing protein, which gives rise to MKHVQHVRGKWVARMTVPTELRDVLGMRELVAPLGGDKKEAERKALVVLNRFHAILEQAQEAVAANRPSLSTAAKAHYRAELANDDKGRAVRHPRLQTH
- a CDS encoding NUDIX domain-containing protein, which translates into the protein MITVVGLLAMPPMLEALGLEGRPVTLAGRLTGGGLWGVDRNSWPAIGPGGALAGVEVQGNASLARYAQVMDLRPVDWQGRQVLGVAGQGTTEAARPDPDLAAEIARQIIDAGDHPAEHLAWRLPMIGIWAASRLRAQGRCHSGGDVVARRAGDAVRVIDRRPRFAGYFAVEERRLTHALHRGGHSAPMTREAFLMGDAAVLLPWDPRRDRVLVIEQFRFAPAMRGDPQPWLLEPIAGRVDAGETPEAAIAREAREEAGLDLRRLIHAFDAYPSPGAVCEFLFHYVGIADLPDGTAGIHGLDSESEDIRGHLMDRADLSAMVAAGRITNGPLIALSLWLDARAADLGVEPAPGPGGS
- a CDS encoding cysteine synthase A, which encodes MRICTDLADAIGNTPLIRLNRASEETGCEILGKAEFMNPGQSVKDRAALYIIKDAVARGLLKPGGTIVEGTAGNTGIGLALVGASMGFRSVIVIPETQSQEKKDMLRLAGATLVEVPAAPYRNPNNYVRYSGRLAEALARTEPNGAIWANQFDNTANRQAHVETTGPEIWDQTGGKVDGFICAVGSGGTLAGVADALQPKGVKIGLADPEGAALHSFYTTGEFDSPGSSITEGIGQGRITANLEGFTPDFSWRIPDAEALPIVFDLLKHEGLCLGGSSGINVAGAIRMAREMGPGHRIVTILCDYGTRYQTKLFNPEFLRAKGLPVPDWLTRQAPDLPKVYED
- a CDS encoding DUF3772 domain-containing protein; amino-acid sequence: MRHLIATLLVALLALTAAPVMAQQQPAGGPNYQTWELVAERAEALTIDPQATNEALARNRARIVDWRDQFQAGQNVNAERIATLRNQIESLGPAPAEGETEPEEIADRRAELNRQLAAAQAPRLAATEAASRASAIIGQIDEIMRQRQALELAKQTPSPLLPGSWAEATNDGIALLQGVANEVSGQDATPETWAELRPRLPQVAAYLIVALLILTYARTWIENLPSRLSHRATEHTKAVLAFGVSLGQIAVPMAGIYLAISAIQATGLPGPWATPFLNALPVAAVIIFGGHWMATALFPRKAIAYTSLQMTEASRVSAGRMVRVLAVIMAVHHILSRAMLPLSGLYEQGEAQVGRVPVQFTDPSAGVYHLVLIVLAALAMMRLGNILRRVTREAVTQDLSYREWIVSWAGVLTRFLGPLAVVVTAVGYVNLGNLMVWPWLYSLALVGLLILLQDFIADVSNMIQRGAEGARDGLAPLLVGFALVIASVPLFLIIWGASTTELSEYWLRFRQGISLGGVSLSPGAILTFLIIFAIGYMVTRGVQGAFRNSILPKTRIDPGGQNAIVSGLGYVGIFLAALMAITSAGIDLSAFAIVAGALSVGIGFGLQNIVSNFVSGIILLIERPVSVGDWISAGGQQGIVKKISVRSTLVETFDRTEVVVPNSDLISQPVTNWTRHNKIGRIIIPVGVAYGSDTRKVERILREVTEDHPLIAIDPPPAVLFRSLGADALDFEIRAILADVGTGLGVTSDLLHAITARFADEGIEIPFAQRDIWLRNPEALPGHSQQPAAMREKASTTERPDPRLLRDDGDGGVDLPDAAGEGSMPDASHEG